In Aquimarina spinulae, a single window of DNA contains:
- a CDS encoding NAD-dependent epimerase/dehydratase family protein — MNKRDFIKTLGIASSITFLNPIAASGFKMFSDTNKKVLILGGRGFLGPTIVETFLASGYEVTLLNRGKTNPELFKYLPVIICDREKENKEGLKTIDKKYKETYWDVVVDTWQKSPKAVSDFLEEFKGQFGHYHYISTISVYDKWDKKFIEESEPLNPLPEFPKTIGEDFRYAIRKTFAEEAIRERIDNFTIYRSHGMKSSRVTHPGNPNEEPFWPVRFYRGGEILLPNVHDHHMQVTDVKSLANFIVHCSASKIYGAFNVASNPTPFKDYVSCLIHATSMPEKLHWIDGDFLIKNGILPYKIMPLWRSKPVGMYYFNVQKAINAGLINRPMVETISDQLEGYKSRYPKNDIAFGEVIQGKQIKYYSAGKEKEVIKKWLSRPK, encoded by the coding sequence ATGAATAAAAGAGATTTTATTAAAACATTAGGGATTGCTTCGTCCATTACTTTTTTAAACCCAATAGCTGCTTCGGGATTTAAAATGTTTAGTGATACCAATAAAAAAGTGCTTATCCTGGGAGGTAGAGGGTTTTTGGGCCCTACTATTGTCGAAACATTTTTAGCATCAGGCTATGAAGTAACATTATTAAACAGAGGAAAAACCAATCCCGAACTTTTTAAATATTTACCTGTTATCATTTGTGACCGGGAAAAAGAAAATAAAGAAGGACTTAAAACAATTGATAAAAAATATAAAGAAACCTATTGGGATGTTGTTGTCGATACATGGCAAAAATCTCCAAAAGCTGTTTCAGATTTCCTTGAAGAGTTTAAAGGGCAATTTGGCCATTATCACTATATATCTACTATTTCGGTTTATGATAAATGGGATAAAAAGTTTATTGAGGAATCAGAACCCTTAAACCCTCTGCCAGAATTCCCAAAAACAATAGGCGAAGATTTTAGATATGCCATAAGAAAAACATTTGCTGAGGAAGCCATTAGAGAACGAATAGATAATTTTACGATATATAGATCTCATGGGATGAAAAGTTCTAGAGTTACTCATCCAGGTAACCCAAATGAAGAGCCTTTTTGGCCGGTTAGATTTTATAGAGGAGGAGAAATACTATTACCAAATGTTCATGATCATCACATGCAGGTTACAGATGTAAAAAGTTTGGCAAACTTTATCGTTCATTGTTCAGCATCAAAAATATATGGCGCATTCAATGTTGCTTCTAATCCAACCCCTTTTAAGGATTATGTGTCCTGTCTCATTCATGCTACAAGTATGCCAGAAAAACTACATTGGATTGATGGAGATTTTCTTATAAAAAATGGGATTCTTCCTTATAAGATAATGCCTTTATGGAGGTCAAAACCTGTAGGAATGTATTATTTTAATGTGCAGAAAGCTATTAATGCTGGGTTAATTAACCGTCCTATGGTCGAAACGATATCTGATCAATTAGAAGGATACAAAAGTAGATATCCCAAAAATGACATTGCCTTTGGAGAAGTAATACAGGGAAAACAAATAAAATACTATAGCGCTGGAAAAGAAAAGGAAGTCATAAAAAAATGGTTGTCCAGACCAAAATAA
- a CDS encoding RNA polymerase sigma factor: MAEVLHQSNDNYTSDQMIVVLKKCIEELKPAYKDIIIAVDFEGYTYREISTKTGISIGTLMSRRHRAIAVLYKKIEVEINKNKNIL, encoded by the coding sequence CTGGCAGAGGTACTACACCAATCAAACGATAATTACACTTCTGATCAGATGATAGTAGTATTAAAAAAATGCATCGAAGAGCTAAAACCAGCATATAAAGATATCATTATAGCTGTAGATTTTGAAGGGTATACATATAGAGAGATTTCAACTAAAACAGGGATTTCTATAGGGACATTAATGTCTAGAAGACATAGAGCAATTGCAGTATTATATAAAAAAATAGAAGTAGAGATTAATAAAAATAAAAATATATTATGA
- a CDS encoding RNA polymerase sigma factor produces MNLESENSKKLTDFFGREYESLKWYVKTKISDTANRDAEDIIQDVALKLFSGADRYAPINNVAGFVYRSVKNKIIDVMRTTKKNEFGRR; encoded by the coding sequence ATGAATTTGGAATCAGAAAATAGTAAAAAGCTTACCGACTTTTTTGGAAGAGAATATGAGTCTCTCAAGTGGTATGTGAAAACTAAAATAAGTGACACAGCCAATCGTGATGCAGAAGATATCATCCAGGATGTCGCTCTAAAATTATTTTCGGGAGCAGATCGATATGCCCCAATAAATAATGTAGCTGGTTTTGTTTACAGATCTGTAAAAAACAAAATCATTGATGTGATGCGAACTACAAAAAAAAACGAATTCGGTAGACGCTGA
- a CDS encoding tetratricopeptide repeat protein — MSELCTNQIENYWKAKITTSNILFNKGKLDQALLGYKDALYRAEILNINQSDCIRDNIPFIQIYIISCNNIANTYKELKQYEETENTLKRVVYYLLHLSSNIDLNIDEIKAELKRATIAYVNFVKENGGDRKQQETLFTVLKEQLIESY; from the coding sequence ATGAGCGAATTATGTACTAATCAAATTGAAAATTATTGGAAGGCCAAAATAACAACTTCTAACATTTTGTTTAATAAAGGTAAACTCGACCAAGCATTATTAGGATATAAAGACGCTCTATACCGAGCCGAAATACTAAATATAAATCAATCGGATTGTATTCGAGATAATATTCCATTTATACAGATATATATCATTTCTTGTAATAACATTGCTAATACTTATAAGGAATTGAAACAGTACGAAGAGACTGAAAACACACTTAAAAGAGTTGTTTACTACCTTTTACATTTATCCAGTAATATCGACTTAAACATAGATGAAATTAAAGCAGAATTAAAAAGAGCTACCATTGCTTATGTAAATTTTGTGAAGGAAAACGGAGGAGATAGAAAACAACAGGAAACATTATTTACTGTACTAAAAGAACAATTAATAGAAAGCTATTAA
- a CDS encoding winged helix-turn-helix domain-containing protein encodes MENKKIYALGALAGIIFLILGFSDIKEQTEEFSELVKIALRDVGNQLLLANQDSTSLVLPVVKLEKSKYQLSFENTLSFDPGDLVSIVKESFRKAGLPEQYRVEVLRCINKEVPYSYLIRNDVARDIVPCGGRFLPKNCYTIEVRFTETASSSFNNQTLIYGILFIVFVFLLLILYKRKQLRDTKENDVRYISLGSFRFYPKQHKLIKQTIEISLSKKECELLEIFVAHPNQIVKRDELIKKVWEDNGVIVGRSLDTYISKLRKKLKDDQAIKLTNIHGIGYKLEIEL; translated from the coding sequence ATGGAGAACAAAAAGATATATGCATTAGGAGCACTGGCAGGAATTATTTTTCTCATTTTGGGTTTCTCAGATATAAAAGAGCAAACAGAAGAGTTTTCTGAACTAGTAAAAATTGCGTTACGCGATGTTGGTAACCAATTACTATTAGCCAATCAAGATAGTACGTCTTTGGTTTTGCCAGTAGTTAAACTAGAAAAATCAAAGTATCAACTTTCTTTTGAAAATACACTTTCATTCGACCCTGGTGATTTGGTTTCTATTGTAAAAGAAAGTTTTCGAAAAGCCGGATTACCAGAACAATATCGTGTTGAAGTCTTGCGATGTATAAATAAAGAAGTTCCGTATAGTTACCTAATAAGAAATGACGTTGCAAGAGATATTGTTCCTTGTGGTGGAAGGTTTTTACCAAAAAACTGCTATACTATTGAAGTGCGATTTACCGAAACCGCATCAAGTAGTTTTAATAATCAGACATTAATCTATGGTATCCTTTTTATTGTATTTGTGTTCCTTTTATTAATTCTATATAAGCGAAAGCAACTTCGGGATACTAAAGAAAATGATGTACGCTATATATCCCTCGGTAGTTTTCGGTTTTATCCTAAGCAACACAAATTAATTAAACAAACTATCGAAATTAGTCTTTCAAAAAAAGAATGCGAACTACTAGAGATTTTTGTTGCGCATCCCAATCAAATTGTTAAACGAGATGAATTAATTAAAAAAGTATGGGAAGACAATGGTGTAATCGTAGGAAGAAGCCTGGATACGTACATTTCTAAACTCCGTAAGAAATTAAAAGACGACCAGGCGATTAAACTAACAAATATTCATGGTATAGGCTATAAGTTAGAAATAGAACTTTAA
- a CDS encoding helix-turn-helix transcriptional regulator, with amino-acid sequence MNRVDRLMSMLWTLQSKKFVSAEAFAEKYGLSLRTVYRDIKALNEVGIPVYFEPGKGYCIMKGYFLPPLLFTIEEANSLLLLQTLAYKFADQSITKNSDIALEKIKAVLKYQDWEKLEKFSSKVEIYLPSDSNNENHYLSAIQNAIVDKHILNINYTDNNNNQTQRAIEPIGIIFYNNQWHLIAWCSLREEYRDFIVSKINRLVRTSEVFKKEHSYTIQEYMKIF; translated from the coding sequence ATGAATAGAGTAGACCGATTGATGAGCATGTTATGGACATTGCAATCCAAAAAATTTGTTTCTGCAGAGGCTTTTGCAGAAAAATACGGACTTAGTTTACGAACAGTGTATAGAGATATCAAAGCATTAAATGAGGTGGGAATTCCTGTTTATTTTGAACCTGGCAAAGGATATTGTATCATGAAAGGCTATTTTTTACCACCTCTTTTGTTCACTATCGAAGAAGCAAATTCTCTTCTTTTATTGCAAACACTTGCTTATAAATTTGCAGACCAATCAATTACTAAAAACTCAGATATTGCTCTCGAAAAAATAAAAGCTGTTTTAAAATATCAGGACTGGGAAAAACTCGAAAAATTTTCTTCAAAAGTTGAGATTTATCTGCCTTCTGATTCTAATAATGAGAATCATTATTTATCAGCAATTCAGAATGCTATTGTTGACAAACACATTCTCAATATAAATTATACCGATAATAATAACAATCAAACTCAAAGAGCAATAGAGCCTATAGGGATTATTTTTTATAACAATCAATGGCATCTTATCGCCTGGTGTTCTCTTAGAGAAGAATATCGTGACTTTATCGTAAGTAAAATCAATAGATTGGTTCGTACTTCAGAGGTTTTTAAAAAAGAACATTCATACACTATTCAGGAGTATATGAAAATTTTTTGA
- a CDS encoding alpha/beta hydrolase family protein has translation MNIFSTAIITIILFTSCSSEKYKNIQVGQKSVTYIDESRNRPLVTEIWYPTHDDYVKKDSVSKKETLFKTIETIPNASLLGDKLPLLLVSHGTGGNRFSLTWFVEKMVKEGYIVVSVDHYGNSTDNKLPREFVKWWERAIDIQYVLNTVLEDEFFKKKIDITKIGGVGFSLGGYTNIALAGGYVDRNKRETDNTSDVERKAPPEFPNTDEVIDFEKDSLIVSSYIKYKDKVKDKRIKAFFVMSPAIGFGFHSKKQTQSITAPICIVAGKGDTNTPVKQNALHYHNLIPTSEVHLFDENVDHYVFLNEPTEFGKKIIPAITIDHPKVNRKEIHKKTLNLAVDFFKKNL, from the coding sequence ATGAATATTTTTTCAACAGCTATTATTACTATAATCTTATTTACTTCATGTTCTTCAGAAAAATATAAAAACATTCAGGTAGGACAGAAATCAGTAACTTATATAGATGAATCACGGAATCGCCCGTTAGTAACAGAAATATGGTATCCAACTCATGATGACTATGTAAAAAAAGATTCAGTTTCTAAAAAAGAAACACTTTTCAAAACTATTGAAACGATTCCGAATGCAAGTTTGCTTGGAGATAAGCTTCCTTTATTGCTAGTGTCACATGGAACTGGAGGTAATAGATTTTCATTAACTTGGTTTGTTGAAAAAATGGTGAAAGAAGGATATATAGTTGTATCTGTAGATCACTATGGAAATTCTACTGATAACAAATTACCAAGAGAATTTGTAAAATGGTGGGAAAGAGCAATCGATATTCAGTATGTGCTTAATACTGTTTTAGAGGATGAATTTTTTAAAAAAAAGATAGATATTACAAAAATAGGAGGTGTTGGTTTTTCTTTAGGAGGTTATACTAATATTGCTCTTGCAGGAGGGTATGTCGATAGAAATAAAAGAGAAACAGATAACACAAGTGACGTTGAGAGAAAAGCACCCCCAGAATTTCCAAATACAGATGAAGTTATTGATTTTGAAAAAGATAGTCTTATCGTTTCATCTTACATTAAATACAAAGACAAGGTTAAGGATAAAAGAATAAAAGCATTTTTTGTGATGTCTCCAGCTATTGGATTTGGATTTCACTCTAAAAAACAAACGCAATCTATTACCGCTCCTATATGTATAGTTGCAGGTAAAGGAGACACCAATACTCCTGTTAAACAAAATGCTCTTCATTATCATAATTTGATACCGACTAGCGAGGTACATTTGTTTGATGAAAATGTTGATCATTATGTGTTTTTAAACGAACCTACTGAATTTGGGAAAAAAATTATTCCTGCAATTACAATAGATCACCCCAAAGTAAATAGAAAAGAAATACACAAAAAAACACTAAACCTTGCAGTTGATTTTTTTAAAAAAAATCTATAA
- a CDS encoding AraC family transcriptional regulator: MNYQTFQPHPDLESLISCYWTLEVPATEDTQRQRIIPDGTIEMAFILGDDIKRYTTEDNFIIQPRSMVLGQIIDPFYIEPTGYVNTFAIRFYPYGFANFVTAPIKTLANKETPIEMLFGEKTARKLEQEIIQATDTKQRIEIIEFFLQNKLSEQVTVDNIVKTTIDTLLSTKGSTSIRDILKEDVSKRRQLERMFVKQIGISPKQLSKVIRLQSALKMLLNEEGESLTNIAYESEYYDQAHFIKDFKEFTGISPKEFLGNENMTLSSIFYK, from the coding sequence ATGAATTATCAAACTTTTCAGCCCCATCCAGATTTAGAATCGCTAATTAGTTGTTATTGGACTTTGGAAGTTCCTGCAACAGAGGATACCCAAAGACAGCGAATAATTCCTGATGGCACAATCGAAATGGCATTTATACTTGGAGATGATATAAAACGATATACTACCGAGGATAATTTTATTATACAACCTCGTTCAATGGTATTAGGGCAAATCATTGACCCTTTTTATATAGAGCCAACGGGATATGTCAACACATTTGCAATTCGTTTTTATCCTTATGGTTTTGCCAATTTTGTAACTGCACCAATCAAAACATTGGCAAACAAGGAAACGCCAATTGAAATGTTATTTGGAGAAAAAACTGCTCGAAAATTAGAACAAGAGATAATTCAAGCAACAGATACAAAACAAAGAATAGAGATCATCGAATTTTTTCTTCAGAATAAACTCAGTGAGCAGGTCACGGTCGACAATATTGTTAAAACAACTATAGATACTCTCTTATCAACAAAGGGGAGTACATCTATACGTGATATTCTTAAAGAAGATGTATCCAAAAGAAGACAACTTGAAAGAATGTTCGTGAAACAAATAGGGATTAGCCCGAAACAGTTAAGTAAAGTAATTCGGTTACAAAGTGCCTTAAAAATGTTGCTTAACGAAGAAGGAGAAAGCCTTACTAACATAGCTTATGAAAGTGAATACTACGACCAGGCACATTTTATCAAAGATTTCAAGGAGTTTACGGGAATTAGTCCAAAAGAGTTTTTAGGAAATGAAAACATGACGCTTTCTTCTATTTTCTACAAATGA
- a CDS encoding helix-turn-helix domain-containing protein yields MSNVLVVILGIGSIQSILFAILIVLKKKRKLSDLILMTWFLVFSVHLLLGIGKSAYLTDITGILIATISFLHGPFFLLYTKSLFNQYITKINLLHFLPFIIFTLFSFFIKQESELLWEIIILITKLISLTLYPLYILYSYYKTDKFFKTHKADSSMLELSWVRIIAILFLISIGISLIRLAIELLVGVAYFEIWDVLRYVILVTVIGFYGLKYGMVYRPEVPFDTTTDKKKYKHSPLKNDEIIMFIDSINRFFGENKTYLHPDFSLAILSESVNIPKHHLSQIINSEMNTTFYDLVNTKRVAYAIHRIKEGNKLNLTLEGIGYECGFNSKSAFFHHFKKHTGKTPGQFKKEISTD; encoded by the coding sequence ATGTCTAATGTATTAGTCGTAATTTTAGGAATTGGATCTATTCAAAGTATTTTATTTGCGATACTCATTGTATTGAAAAAGAAAAGAAAACTATCAGATCTGATTTTGATGACTTGGTTTTTAGTATTCTCTGTCCATTTATTATTAGGGATAGGTAAAAGCGCATACCTAACCGATATAACCGGGATATTAATAGCAACAATTAGTTTTTTACATGGTCCATTTTTTCTGCTGTATACAAAATCCTTGTTTAATCAATATATTACTAAAATCAATCTTTTGCATTTTTTGCCCTTTATAATCTTTACCTTGTTTAGTTTTTTTATTAAACAGGAATCAGAATTGTTATGGGAAATAATAATTCTAATAACAAAATTGATTTCTTTAACTCTTTATCCGTTGTACATACTATATTCTTATTATAAAACAGATAAGTTTTTTAAGACCCATAAGGCTGATAGTAGTATGCTAGAGCTCTCCTGGGTTAGAATTATTGCAATTTTATTTCTTATAAGTATAGGAATTAGTCTTATAAGATTAGCAATAGAACTTTTGGTGGGAGTAGCGTATTTTGAAATTTGGGATGTTTTACGATATGTTATCCTTGTAACTGTGATCGGTTTTTATGGATTGAAATATGGTATGGTATACCGACCTGAAGTACCTTTTGATACTACAACCGATAAAAAGAAATATAAACATAGTCCGCTTAAGAATGATGAGATAATTATGTTTATAGATTCTATTAATCGTTTTTTCGGAGAAAATAAAACATATTTGCATCCCGATTTTTCATTAGCTATTTTGTCAGAATCTGTAAATATTCCTAAGCATCACCTTTCACAAATCATAAATTCTGAAATGAATACTACTTTTTATGATTTAGTCAATACCAAAAGAGTAGCGTATGCCATACACAGAATAAAAGAGGGAAATAAATTAAATTTAACCTTAGAAGGTATAGGTTATGAGTGCGGGTTTAACTCTAAATCGGCCTTCTTTCATCATTTTAAAAAACATACAGGAAAAACTCCCGGACAATTCAAAAAAGAAATAAGTACTGATTAA
- a CDS encoding alpha/beta fold hydrolase: MSTNIRSQSPRKAESVSVNGKNIYYEIYGEGKPLFLLHGYTQSSNSWKSYVKDYEKEYEVYLVDLTGHGRSEPFKQDLSIRSVAEDLNSLIKYLKLEKIKAIGFSFGGDVLYQLALINPTLIECMITIGAVGTWTILDFPEYLEAFTFENRANFPWLKTSHDGDEHIKAIMDQFKNYIVKLSDKELQNIKPEVLIMIGDDDEGMSLNEVVRVKENLPNSDLWILPNVSHGAHEGETRDEFIIKSKMFLNKR, translated from the coding sequence ATGTCAACTAATATACGCTCTCAATCACCAAGGAAAGCTGAATCGGTTTCGGTAAATGGAAAAAACATATATTACGAAATTTATGGAGAAGGAAAGCCTTTGTTTCTTTTACATGGTTACACACAGTCTTCTAATTCATGGAAATCATATGTCAAAGACTATGAAAAAGAGTATGAAGTGTACTTAGTCGATTTAACCGGCCACGGAAGATCGGAGCCTTTTAAGCAAGATCTTAGTATAAGATCTGTGGCTGAAGATCTTAATTCTCTAATCAAATATTTAAAATTAGAAAAAATCAAAGCGATAGGATTCAGTTTTGGCGGGGATGTACTTTATCAACTTGCCTTGATCAATCCAACTTTGATAGAATGTATGATAACAATTGGCGCAGTAGGGACTTGGACAATTCTTGATTTTCCCGAATATTTGGAAGCATTTACTTTTGAAAATCGAGCCAATTTTCCTTGGCTCAAGACATCTCATGATGGAGATGAGCACATCAAAGCAATAATGGATCAGTTTAAAAATTATATTGTCAAACTAAGTGACAAAGAATTACAAAATATAAAACCCGAAGTATTAATCATGATTGGAGATGATGATGAAGGGATGAGTCTAAATGAAGTAGTACGTGTGAAGGAAAATCTACCTAATTCTGATCTTTGGATATTACCTAATGTTTCTCATGGGGCTCATGAGGGTGAAACCAGAGATGAGTTTATCATAAAATCAAAAATGTTTCTAAATAAAAGATAA
- a CDS encoding fibrobacter succinogenes major paralogous domain-containing protein, translated as MNKIFYRILLFCMIISCKSETTKLIDIDGNQYSITKYGETFWMTENLKARRDINGNNVKYFFPDNDSSNVQLYGLLYDFETACKVCPQGWRLPNNEDWEQLFNFSKNNVAGNYKDKQFWEGEINSNNSGFSIRPSGIGNNKEHPNNFGENTLFWSDSKEEEHFIWTYILEKGNNKIRKASQHPTYAFSIRCIK; from the coding sequence ATGAATAAAATATTTTATAGAATACTCCTTTTTTGTATGATCATTAGTTGTAAAAGTGAAACAACAAAATTGATTGATATTGATGGGAATCAATATTCGATAACTAAGTATGGAGAAACTTTTTGGATGACTGAAAATCTTAAAGCTAGACGAGATATAAATGGAAACAATGTAAAATATTTTTTTCCTGATAATGATTCAAGTAATGTTCAATTGTATGGGTTGTTATATGATTTCGAAACAGCATGCAAGGTATGCCCTCAAGGGTGGAGATTACCAAATAATGAGGATTGGGAACAACTATTTAATTTCTCAAAAAATAATGTAGCAGGCAATTATAAAGATAAACAGTTTTGGGAGGGAGAAATAAATTCAAACAATAGTGGGTTTTCTATAAGGCCTTCGGGGATAGGAAATAATAAGGAACATCCAAATAATTTTGGAGAAAACACATTGTTTTGGTCAGATTCTAAAGAAGAGGAACATTTTATTTGGACGTATATTTTGGAAAAAGGTAATAATAAAATCAGAAAAGCTTCACAACATCCAACATATGCTTTTTCTATACGATGTATTAAATAA
- a CDS encoding VOC family protein, with product MRRIICSLFTVILILGSAACNSTDKPKLEKQKSDSVINQSAKDMKNYISIFEIPATDISRAIEFYQAILDITIEKMEMPGMEMGIFPYEEQMVTGVIVKGEDFKPSADGVTIYLNGGDNLQVILDKVEKNSGKIIVPKTPHADESGYFAMFLDSEGNKMGLHSPN from the coding sequence ATGAGGAGAATAATATGCAGTCTTTTTACAGTAATATTAATCTTGGGTTCTGCTGCTTGTAATAGTACAGATAAGCCCAAATTAGAGAAACAAAAGAGTGATTCAGTCATAAATCAAAGTGCAAAAGACATGAAAAATTATATTTCAATTTTTGAAATTCCGGCAACAGATATTTCACGAGCAATCGAATTTTATCAGGCAATTTTGGATATTACTATTGAGAAAATGGAAATGCCAGGTATGGAAATGGGTATATTTCCATATGAAGAACAGATGGTTACTGGTGTTATTGTGAAAGGAGAAGATTTTAAACCCTCTGCAGATGGCGTGACTATATATCTAAATGGAGGAGACAACCTTCAGGTAATCCTTGATAAAGTCGAGAAAAATAGCGGTAAAATTATTGTCCCCAAAACACCTCATGCCGATGAAAGCGGATATTTCGCAATGTTTCTTGATTCTGAAGGAAATAAAATGGGGTTACATTCCCCAAATTGA
- a CDS encoding DUF418 domain-containing protein, with protein MNSTFLNQDEFAKQWTSNIDLISGKILQLFFYTKFFPIFSLLFGLGISMQALKMLDNGKLSFSFFARRMFILFLFGVLHIVFLWSGDVLNLYALLGLITMVMIKKSNKLILTLSVVFLFFPFYDQFFEYVFKLLNFRPEIYLSDYTGETVNQIIKDGTYLEGIQLRLLEYLSNVPMLFGFLAPVAISMFLLGLYLGKNKIYDSLDTFIQRIKKPMLVIAVITNIYRVLFLFVLPGYAIYSTDTFRPIFIKLMVFSDIAMGLFYLWVIGWFWYNTRYKFIISPLKYAGRMALTNYIMQSFIGLILFSSVGFSLYETLSPSETLLAAITVFVFQVLLSKIWLTYYQFGPLEWIWRCLTYKELLPIKKILHPTKDKI; from the coding sequence ATGAATTCAACTTTTCTTAATCAAGATGAATTTGCAAAGCAATGGACTTCAAATATTGATCTAATTTCGGGTAAAATCCTGCAACTATTTTTTTACACAAAGTTCTTTCCTATTTTCTCTTTGCTTTTTGGCCTAGGGATTTCAATGCAAGCTTTAAAAATGCTTGATAACGGCAAGCTTTCATTTTCATTCTTTGCAAGGAGAATGTTCATACTGTTTCTTTTTGGAGTTTTGCATATCGTGTTTTTATGGTCGGGAGATGTTTTAAATCTTTACGCATTACTAGGACTTATAACCATGGTTATGATAAAAAAGTCTAACAAATTAATTCTCACCTTATCTGTAGTTTTCCTCTTCTTTCCTTTTTACGACCAGTTTTTTGAATATGTATTCAAACTTTTAAATTTTAGACCAGAAATTTATTTGAGCGATTATACAGGAGAAACGGTCAATCAAATCATAAAAGATGGCACTTATTTAGAAGGAATACAATTGCGATTATTAGAATATCTCTCAAACGTTCCTATGCTGTTTGGTTTTTTAGCCCCAGTAGCTATTTCGATGTTCCTTCTTGGACTTTATCTTGGTAAAAACAAAATTTATGATTCTTTAGATACATTTATCCAACGAATAAAAAAACCAATGTTGGTTATTGCAGTTATCACCAATATATACAGAGTATTATTTTTATTTGTACTTCCGGGCTATGCGATTTATTCAACAGATACTTTTCGACCTATATTTATAAAACTAATGGTGTTTTCAGACATAGCAATGGGATTGTTTTATCTTTGGGTTATAGGTTGGTTTTGGTATAATACAAGATATAAATTTATAATATCGCCCTTAAAATATGCTGGTAGAATGGCGCTTACCAATTATATAATGCAAAGCTTTATAGGTCTGATCTTATTTTCATCAGTAGGATTTAGTCTTTACGAGACTTTAAGTCCTTCAGAGACATTATTAGCAGCGATTACGGTTTTTGTTTTTCAGGTATTATTGAGCAAAATTTGGTTAACGTATTACCAATTTGGGCCATTAGAATGGATTTGGAGATGTTTAACATATAAAGAACTATTACCTATAAAAAAAATACTACACCCAACAAAGGATAAAATATAG
- a CDS encoding superoxide dismutase, whose amino-acid sequence MKITQQLPGLPYDKKSLEPIITEETFDYHYGKHHAAYVNNLNTLIKDTPLVDVTIQEIIQYGFQHNDTLLFNNAAQHWNHSFFWHCLSPDEGKKPHGKIKKLIERDFGTFEKFKKQFSTSAIKLFGAGWTWLVQSQEGKLEILSLKDAQTPIIENKTPILTLDVWEHAYYIDYRNARPKFVEVFWEVVNWSFANENLK is encoded by the coding sequence ATGAAGATCACACAACAATTACCAGGCCTACCGTATGATAAAAAATCACTTGAACCCATAATCACAGAAGAAACTTTTGATTACCATTACGGAAAACATCATGCAGCTTATGTGAACAATTTAAACACATTGATAAAAGACACTCCACTAGTAGACGTCACGATACAAGAAATAATTCAATACGGGTTTCAACATAATGACACTCTTCTTTTCAATAATGCTGCTCAACATTGGAATCATAGTTTTTTCTGGCATTGTTTATCTCCAGATGAAGGAAAAAAACCACATGGGAAGATCAAAAAACTTATCGAAAGAGATTTTGGGACATTCGAAAAATTTAAAAAGCAATTCTCTACCAGTGCCATTAAATTATTTGGTGCAGGCTGGACCTGGCTTGTGCAAAGCCAGGAAGGGAAATTAGAAATTTTATCATTGAAAGATGCTCAAACACCCATAATTGAAAATAAAACTCCTATCCTAACACTTGATGTATGGGAACATGCTTATTATATAGATTATCGTAATGCACGTCCAAAATTCGTAGAGGTTTTTTGGGAGGTTGTAAACTGGAGTTTTGCTAATGAAAATCTAAAATAA